The Sulfuricurvum sp. IAE1 genome window below encodes:
- a CDS encoding tyrosine-type recombinase/integrase, whose protein sequence is MTSQKLEPFGNVKADLFYWLKEYLGSKMSSLEIDDGFAITFNRAANKERIVACKDVAELDEVTREIRREGMKNLGIYSVATLAFYRYVLTKKKIESIKEIDTSFRDEYITKNPNGLKPGTLKSYLFQINSLFKYVEENSEDEHRFHLGRTRGGRKTVSPIQEDDREMEYLEPDELKRFLEALETYKYQHDNPAQVRLMMKIACYAGLRVDELLSLKASNLSFVSDPSPLLESVKYMRIDLIGKGKKPRTAYIKASLIQKDYDEHMKHRKCGMDFLFCNQNGAKYNSGAPYDQLTRILRSIGIDKTGMHILRRSYATYLMAQNVDFAIISELLGHNDEEVTELYVRFTKDGLRKIVKYWGDI, encoded by the coding sequence ATGACAAGCCAAAAGCTTGAACCGTTCGGAAACGTAAAAGCCGACCTCTTTTATTGGCTCAAAGAGTACCTTGGCAGCAAGATGTCCTCTCTTGAGATTGATGATGGATTTGCGATTACCTTTAACAGAGCAGCAAATAAAGAGCGAATCGTAGCCTGTAAAGATGTAGCTGAATTGGATGAGGTAACGAGAGAGATCCGCCGCGAAGGGATGAAAAATCTCGGCATCTATTCAGTTGCAACCCTCGCATTTTACCGCTACGTCTTGACCAAAAAGAAAATCGAATCGATCAAAGAAATCGATACGTCTTTTCGGGATGAATACATTACCAAAAATCCCAACGGTCTCAAGCCCGGAACACTTAAAAGTTATCTCTTCCAGATCAATAGCCTTTTCAAATATGTTGAAGAGAACAGCGAGGATGAACATCGGTTTCATCTTGGCCGAACAAGGGGAGGGCGGAAGACCGTTTCTCCTATTCAGGAAGACGACAGAGAGATGGAGTATCTTGAGCCTGATGAGCTAAAGCGGTTCCTTGAGGCATTGGAGACGTATAAATATCAGCACGACAATCCGGCGCAAGTCCGGTTGATGATGAAGATTGCCTGCTATGCTGGCTTGCGCGTAGATGAGCTGCTTTCTTTGAAGGCATCGAACCTCTCTTTCGTCAGCGACCCAAGCCCACTGCTTGAGAGCGTTAAATACATGCGTATCGATCTTATCGGCAAAGGGAAAAAGCCAAGAACGGCCTACATCAAAGCTTCATTGATTCAGAAGGACTACGACGAGCACATGAAGCATCGGAAGTGTGGCATGGACTTTTTGTTTTGCAATCAAAACGGGGCAAAGTATAATAGTGGCGCACCGTATGATCAGCTCACGCGGATACTGAGATCGATCGGTATTGACAAAACGGGTATGCACATCCTCCGGCGCTCGTATGCAACATACCTTATGGCGCAAAATGTGGACTTCGCCATCATTTCAGAACTCCTCGGTCACAACGATGAAGAGGTCACAGAGCTGTATGTGAGGTTCACCAAAGACGGACTTCGCAAGATAGTTAAATATTGGGGTGATATTTAA